Proteins from a genomic interval of Anolis sagrei isolate rAnoSag1 chromosome 1, rAnoSag1.mat, whole genome shotgun sequence:
- the B3GALT1 gene encoding beta-1,3-galactosyltransferase 1 produces the protein MASKVSCLYVLTVVCWASALWYLSITRPTSSYTVHKTYDSISMARKNVSFGNIRTRPINPHSFDFLINEPEKCEKNAPFLVILISTTHKEFDARQAIRETWGDENNFKGIKISTIFLLGKNTDPVLNQMVEQESQIFHDIIVEDFIDSYHNLTLKTLMGMRWVATFCSKAKYIMKTDSDIFVNMDNLIYKLLKPNTKPRRRYFTGYVINGGPIRDARSKWYMPRDLYPDSNYPPFCSGTGYIFSADVAEMIYKTSLHTRLLHLEDVYVGLCLRKLGIHPFQNSGFNHWKMAYSLCRYRRVITVHQISPEEMHRIWNDMSSKKHLRC, from the coding sequence atggcttccaaagtCTCGTGTTTGTATGTCCTGACAGTTGTGTGCTGGGCGAGTGCTCTTTGGTACTTAAGCATAACTCGTCCCACTTCATCCTACACAGTTCACAAAACATATGACAGCATCTCAATGGCTAGAAAAAACGTCTCCTTTGGCAATATCAGGACTCGGCCAATAAATCCTCATTCGTTTGATTTCCTCATAAACGAGCCAGAGAAGTGTGAGAAGAATGCCCCCTTTCTGGTCATCCTCATCAGCACAACACATAAAGAATTTGATGCCAGGCAGGCCATTCGAGAGACCTGGGGAGATGAGAACAACTTCAAAGGAATTAAAATCTCCACTatttttcttttggggaaaaACACAGACCCTGTGTTAAACCAGATGGTGGAGCAAGAAAGTCAAATTTTCCATGACATTATTGTGGAAGATTTCATTGACTCCTATCACAACCTGACTCTGAAAACTTTAATGGGAATGCGGTGGGTGGCTACCTTTTGTTCAAAAGCCAAGTATATCATGAAAACAGACAGCGATATTTTTGTAAATATGGACAACCTCATTTACAAATTGCTTAAACCCAACACTAAGCCAAGAAGGCGGTACTTCACTGGCTATGTGATCAATGGAGGCCCAATCAGGGACGCCCGTAGCAAATGGTACATGCCTAGGGACTTGTATCCTGACAGCAACTACCCACCGTTTTGCTCAGGCACTGGCTACATTTTTTCTGCTGATGTGGCCGAAATGATTTACAAAACATCTCTTCACACTAGACTTCTTCATCTTGAAGATGTGTACGTGGGACTCTGTCTGCGGAAGCTTGGCATCCACCCTTTCCAAAACAGTGGCTTTAATCACTGGAAGATGGCATACAGCCTGTGTCGATACCGGCGTGTTATCACAGTGCATCAGATATCGCCTGAGGAGATGCACAGGATTTGGAATGACATGTCAAGCAAGAAGCATCTCAGATGTTAG